TCCGAGCTCCGTGGCCAGGAAGGCCGCGTAGAGGTTGATGCGCAGGATGTGTTCCCCCGTGAGCTCGTCGTTGACCTCGGAGGCGCGAGCGAGGGCCTGGATGGTGTAGCGGAAGGCCTCCTCCGTCTCCTGCATGCGCAGGGAGAGCTCCTGGAAAAAAGAGGCATCGAGGAAGAAGGTCTTGAGCGCCTCGAGGTCGAAGTGGCTCACGGGTCCCGGATAGGCGGATGCCACCACCAGGCGACGCCCGTCGCTCACCCAGGCGGCGTCCCCACCCCCGCCTTCCGGCCTGTAGATGCCGCCCGCGAGGCCTTCCGCAAGCAGCGCGTCTCCCTCCGGGATACCCATGGCCTTGAGCACCGCGCTGGAATAGATGCGGTCCTGCTCCTCGAGGGTGTCCCCCTTGCTGGTGAAAAGGGTTCCCGTTATCCCCTGCGGGGGCGTGTTGAGGCCCAGGAAGATGCGTCTCGGACCGCGCTGATCCCCGGAGGTGGCCAGGAACGCCTGGGCCAGTTCGCGGTCGGTCTCCACGAAAAAGGGCTCGTATTCCTCGCTCCCCTTCAATAGGTTGGCGCTGAGGGCGGTGACGAAGGTCATGGAGCGATAGGCGCCCTCCAGGCCGTCGTGCATGGACTTGAGGCGCAGCAGGGAACGTACGCGCGCCAGCAGCTCCTGCCGGTCCACCGGCTTGGTGAGGAAGTCGTCGGCTCCCGCCTCCAGGGCCTTTACGCGGTCGGCGGTGGAATCGAGGGCGGTGACCATGACCACGGGCACGAAGGCGGTGCGGGGATCCCCCTTGATGCGCCGGCACACCTCCACCCCGTCCACGTCCGGCATGAGGATGTCCAGCAGGACCAGGTCGACGGAGTGCTCCTCCATGGCGCGAAGCGCCGCCTTCCCGCCGTCCGCCCGCAGCACACGCCATCCCTCAGGCTCCAGCACCGCCTGCAGGAAATCGAGGTTGACCGGCTCGTCGTCCACGGCCAGCACCAGGGCTTCGCCCGGCCCCATGTCCCGCGGTCCGTCTTCATTCCGTTCTTTCACCCGCTCCTACCTCCTCGGCGCTCTCGCGGCCCGGCGAGAAGGGAAGGAGGAAGGAGAACGTGCTTCCCTTGCCGGGCTCGCTTTCGACCCATATTTTACCACCATGCAGCTCCACCAGTTTTCTGCTCAAAGCCAGGCCTAGGCCGGTGCCTCCGCCTCTGCGTTCCCCCTCTCCCACCTGGGTGAATTCCATGAAGAGGCGCTTCTGGTCCTCGCTCGAGATGCCCACGCCGGTGTCCTCCACCTCCATGACCACCCCGTCGTGGCGGGCGAAGGCGCGCAGGGTCACCCGCCCGCCCGGGGGGGTGAACTTGATGGCGTTGGAGAGGAGGTTGAAGAGCACCTGGGTGATCCTGCGCCGGTCGGCATGCACGTGGTGGCCTCCGCTCGCCGCCTCCACGCTCAGCTCTATGCCTCCGCGCGCGGCCTCCTGGCGCATGATGTCGGCGACGTTGCGAAGCAGTCCCCCCGCGTCCAGTTCCTCCAGGTTCAGGGTGAGGCTCTCCGCCTGCGCCCGCATATACTCCAGGATCTCGTTGATGAGCTCCAGGAGGTGCCTGCCCCCGGCGAGGATGTTCTCGAGGTAGCGGCGCTGCCTCTCCTCCAGGTCCCCGTAGGTCCCCGAGAGAAGCAGCTCCGAGAATCCGATGATGGCGTTGAGGGGCGTCTTGAGCTCATGGGTGACCGAGGCCAGGAGGCGGTTCTTGAGGCGGTCGAGCTCTTGGAGCTGACGCTTTTCCTCCTCCAGGCGCGCCAGCGCCTTTTCCTCCGTGATATCGCTCACCAGGTGGACGGTCCCCGCCACCTCGCCCGCCGTGTTGAGGTAGGGGGTGATGAGCACGCGGTATTCCCTGCCCCGGTCGTCCACCATCTCATAGCCCTCCGCGCCTCGCTCCAGAGCGGTGTCGATATGCGGACAGCCCGTGTAACCGCGCCCACAGATAAGGATCTCCGAGCATTCCCTGCCCACGATCTCCTTTTCAGACATGCCGGAATAGCGCGCCAGGGCGCGGTTGGCGCGCATGATCTTCCCGTCCAGGCCGACCATGAAGACCATGTCGCGCAGGGAGTCCACGGTGGCCTCCCATTCCCGGCGTGCCGCCTGCACCACCTCGAAGAGCTGGGTGTTCTCCAACACCAGCCCCAGCTGCTGACCGATGAGAGAGAGGGCCTCCTTCTCCCGGGTGCTCAAGGCGCGCGGCCGCTCGAAGTCCATGGAGACCATGCCCACGGGGCGGCGGTTGCTCTTGAGGGTGAAGAGGAGAAGGCTGGGTGCTTGCCCGCCTTCCCCCTCGATGAAGCTCAGCCACTCCACGGCCCGCGGCTCGATGCGCAGGAGCGTCTCCCCGTCGATGACGTCGACCACGGAGAGGATGGAATAGAAGAGGTGGCGCAGGGCGGCCCTTCCCTTCACGCTCTTCAGGTTCACCAGGAGTTCCACCGGCAGGCCGTGAAAACAGCGTATCTGCGGGTCGGCTCCCGGTTCGACGGCGTGGAAGAGGGCATAGCGAGCGCAGCCGAAATGGTGCGCGAGCTCGCGCAGGGCGGAGGGCAGGGCCTCTTCGTCGCTCAGGGGGCGGTTGAGCGCCCGCACCACGTCGTTGAGGGCCAGCAGCGAGGAACGGTACTGGTGGAGGTCCGCGCGCAGCCCGCGGTGCAGCCGGCAGCGAAGCACCGCGAGCCCCACGCTCGAGGGGTCCGGATCCCGGAGGATCTCGATATCGATCCTCCCCTCGCGCAGCACGCGTATGGCGTCCTGCAGGAAGCGGTCCGCGTGGGGGTGGTCGCCATCCACGATCAGCAGGCCTTCCAGGCCCGCGAGACCGCGGGGAGCCTCTTCCAGCGCTCTCCCCTCGAGACCCATATCACGCAGGAGGGACAGGACGCAAGAGGTGTATTCCCTTCGCAGCGAGATCACCGAGACCTCGAGCGCTTCGCCCGGTATCTGCAAGACCACCCTCCCTTTCGCAGGCAGTATATGCCGCACGCCCCACCACTATTTTATTACGCGGCACCAATCCGCGCGCCCGCGGCCGCTCGCGGGCCGAACCGCGTCCCGCTCGGAGTCCATAATAGGTCCACATATATTTTTAGTCGATCCATGCGCCCGTCTGCACCCCCCTTTCCGGTGATTCGGGCCGGGCGGTTTTTCGGAGTGGCGGAGGCGGCTTCCCCGGCTGCGGCGGACGCTGCTCTGGTGTTCATGCCGAGCCGTTTTATCCGGAGAGTCTATTCGGAAGGGGGGCCGAGAGGTCGAGATGAGCCCCGGGGAGCGCGAGGCGATGCATCCCTGGACGAGGCGGAAGAGGGCACATCCCGACGTCAAACCCGTTCCCCGTCCTCGCCATGATACGCGGGTTCATTTCGGCCGCGGGGGCGCATGGCCTGCCCGGGAGGGGAGGAGCTCTCTATCAACCCGGCCCTCCAGTCCATATAATGGTGATAACCCGTGCTCGGTAAGGAGGAAGGGATGAGCTGTCCGGCGGGGGAGATCATAGCCCTGCTCGAAGAGATGGCGCCGCCAGCGTGGGCGGAGGAATGGGACAACGTGGGATTGCAGGCGGGCTCGCCGCGAACCCCGGTGGATGCCGTCCTGGTGTGTCTGGACCTGACGGCGGAGACGCTGGAGGAAGCGCGGGAACGGGGAGCCGGGCTGGCGATAACCCACCACCCCCTCATCTTCCGGCCCCTGCGCTCGTTGGCCGAGGGACGTATAGAGGCGGACCTGCTACGGGAGGTGCTCTCGAGCGGGATCTGCGTCTATGCCGCCCATACCAACCTCGACGTCTCGCCGCTGGGAGTCAGCGCCGCCCTGGCGGAAAGGCTGGGGCTGCCCGAACACCGTCCCCTGTCGCCACCGCCCCACGGCCTCCATTACAAGCTGGTCACCTTTCTCCCTCCCGGCGAGGTGGCGGCGGTGAGCGAGGCCCTCTTCGCCGCCGGCGCCGGGGTGATAGGCGACTACACCGGGTGTTCCTTCCGCCTGGAGGGCACGGGCACCTTCACCCCAAGCCCGGGGGCGCATCCGGCGTACGGGGAGGCGGGACGCCCCAACGAGGTCGCAGAGGTGAGGCTCGAGGTGAAGGTGGAGGGGGACAGGCTGGAGGCGGCCCTCGGAGCCCTGCTCTCCTCCCACCCTTACGAGGAGCCGGCATACGATGTATATCCCCTGCGGGAGGTGGCGGTGGGGGCGGGCCTGGGAAGGATGGGCGAGCTGCGCGAAAGGATGCGCCTGGCGGAGCTGGCGGAGAGGTGTTCCCGAGAGCTGGGAAACCCCGCCGTGCGCCTGGCGGGCGACCCCGATCGGAAGGTGAGCCGCGTGGCGGTCTGCGGCGGGAGCGGGGGAGACCTCGTGCCCGTGGCCGCGAGGGCGGGCGCGGAGGTGCTGGTGACGGGAGACGTGTCTTATCACGCGGCCCGCGACGCCCTCGCCCTCGGGATGGCGGTCATCGACGCCGGGCATTTCCATACCGAGCGGCCGGTGGTCGGACACCTGGCGTCCCTGCTCGCGCAGAGGACGGAGGAAACGGGTCTGGAGGTCGAGGTGCTGGCGTCTGAGAGCGATACCTGTCCCTGGAGCGACGGAGGTGTGGATTGAGCGGTCTGGAAGCCCTTTACGAGGTACAGGAGTTGGACACCCGCATCTTCGAGCTGCGCGAGCGGGAGGACAAACATCCCCTAAAAGCCGAGCTGGAGGAGCTGGGTTCGCGGGAGGAGGAGCTGGCCGGCGAGCTGGAAGGTCTCCAGGAAGAGCTGGAGAAATGGCGCGGGAGACTTCAGTCCTCAGAGGAGGAAGTGCAGCGCATCGAGGAAAAGCTCCAGCGCGAAGAGGAAAAGCTCTACGGAGGCAAGGTGAGCAACCCCAAGGAGCTGCGGGGTCTGCAGGCGGAGGTGCGCTCCCTTAAGCGGCTGATGGACGAGCTGGAGACGGGAGCCCTCGAGGCCATGGAGGCCCAGGAAGAGCTGACAAGGAAGGTGGAAGGCCTGCGTTCGGAACTGGGGTCCCTGCGGGCGGAGCTGGAAGGCAAGAGGAAAGCGCTGGAAGACGAGGTACGGAGGCTGCGGGCGGAACTCGCGGACCTGGAGGAACGGAAGAAAGGGCTGGAGGAAGGCATCGACGGGGAGGTCCTGGACCTCTACCGCCGCCTGCTCGGGAGCAAGAACAACCTGGCCGTGGTGAAGGTCGAGGAGGGGGTATGCCTGGGATGCCGGGTGGAGCTCCCCGGCAAGGAGTATGACCGTTTCCTCAAGTCCGAGGCGGTTTTCCGCTGCCCCAACTGCGGACGTATCCTGGTGAAGTGAGGTAGGGGGCGGAGAGCGGGAAGAGGAGGAGGCGGCGATATGCCTTCGACCAGGAGGAGCAAGAGGAGCGTGGTGGACCCCTTTTTCCAAGGGGCCAAACGTTTCGAGGAACTGCACGTCCATGTGGACGGCGCCGCGCGGGGAAACCCGGGGCCCGCGGCCATCGGGGTGGTGGTGAAGACCCGGCAGGGCAGGAAGGTGGCGGCCTTCGGCGAGGCCATAGGCGAGACCACCAACAACTACGCGGAGTACACCGCGCTGGTGCATGCCCTGCGCCTGCTCTCCGTCTTCGAGGTGGACCGCCTGCGCATCCACACCGACAGCGAGCTGGTGGCCAGGCAGATAAGGGGGGAGTACCGGGTCAGGGACAAGAACCTGCGCAGCCTGTATGCGCAGGTGATGTCCATGCTGGGCCGTTACCGCGACTGGGAGGTCCTCCACGTCCCTAGGGAGGAGAACGCGGAGGCGGATGACCTCGCCAACCTGGCGCTGGACGAGGCGGGGTTCGCGGGGACGCGGGCGGGGCGGCGCGCGGCCGAGCCTCCCTCCGGGCAGGAGAGCCTGTTCGCGGGCGAAGGCGCGGAAGAGGAAGAGAAGGAGCAGGAATAGAGGTGTTCTTCCTCGCGCACCTGGGCTACGCCGCCGCCCCCGCGTCCCTGGCCGCGAGGGAGTGGGGAGAGCGGCGCGGGTTCTCCTACGGGGCTCCGGACATGCGGTGGCTGCTGGCCGGCGCCGTGCTCCCGGACGTGATAGACAAGACGGTCGGCCAGGTCCTCTTACGCCCCTATTTCCAGAACGGCCGCATCTTCACCCACACCGTGGCCCTTACCCTCGCCGCGCTGCTGGCGGGAGCGTGGTCGTGGAGGCGGCGCGGCGACGGACGCCTGCTTCTTCTGGCCTGCGGCATGGCGAGCCACCTGTTGCTGGACCGCATATGGATGGAGCCCACCACCGCCTTCTGGCCCTCCCTGGGTCCCTTCCTGCGCCACCCTTCACTGGGGACCATCATGGAGCAGATAAGGGAACACCTCACGGATCCCTTTTTCTGGGCCGGCGAGGTCTCCGGCGGCGTCCTCCTGGTGCTTTCGCTGCGCGTGCTGGGGGTGAGCGACCGCCGTGCCCTGGGAGATTTTATCTTCCGCGGGAACTCCCCCGCGCTGGCGGAGATGGCGGTGGCGGAGCGCCGCATGTGAGTTGACCTTCGGGGAAGGCGCCTCTTCGCGGAGGCTTTCGGGGGCGCGCCGCGCGTGAGGGAGGGCCACGCCCTGTATTCACCGGCGCCGCCGCGGGCGTCATTGCGCCCCCGCCCGGGGGCAAATAAAATGATGGGGTCATGGGAACCGCGTATATCGTCAGGCACGGAGAGACCGAATACCATGCCCAGCACCGCCTGCTGGGACGCCTGGACATCGGATTGAACAATACAGGGCGGGAGCAGGCGCGCCGCGTGGCGGCTTTTTTCGCAGGTATGGAGATCGCCGCCATATATTCCAGTCCCCTCCGCCGCTGCTTGGAGACGGTAAAGCCGCTGGCCGAGAGCAGGGGCCTCGAGGTGGTGGTCATGCCGGGGCTGATGGAGGTGGACATGGGAGAGTGGGACGGACAGCCCATCGCCGAGCTCTTCGCGGAGGACAACGAGACCGCGAGCAGATGGATGCGCAACCCCTCCTCGGTGACCATCCCCGGGGGAGAGGACTTCGCCTCCGTGAAAAAGAGGGTGATGGAGGCCGTGCGGGAGATCACCTCCCGCCATCCCGGAGACGAGCGGGTGGTGGTGGCCACCCACGGCGGTCCCGTGAGGGGGATCCTCTGCGAGGCCCTGCGCATGGACCTGGACGACATGTTCCGCCTCCAGATAGACCTGGCTTCCATCTCCGCCGTCAGGTACTTCGACGGCGGCATACCGGAAACGGCCATGGTGATCCTGGTCAACGAGACCCTGCATCTCCGGTGAGCGGCTCCGGGCCTCGACCGCGGCCGGCGAGACCGCTCTCTCACCTGTCGGGAAAGCCTCGCGCCTGCACCCCGCGGAAAGGGCGTGACATGCGGCGTTCGGGAAGCCTGCGGGATGTCAAATAATGCCAGTCTAGCGGCGGGAAAACGCGGAGAGGGGAGGACATGTCGGGGAACGTTCCTGAGGCATCGCCGGGAAGGGTCAGGGCCATCCTCTTCGACTGGGACGGCACCCTCGCCGACACCATCGAGCTCATCCTCTTCACCTTCGCAGAGACCTTCCGCGTGCTGGGCATCCCCCCGCGGAGCAGGGAAGAGGTGCTCTCCCAAGTGGGAAGGCCGCTCATGGAACAGGCCATGGACATCGACCCCGCCCGCGCGGAAGAGATATTCTCCACCTACCAGCGCATCTACGAGGAGAACCACCGTCGCCTGGTGAGGGAGTTCCCCGGGGTCAGGCAGGCCTTGGAGAGCCTGCGGGAAAGGGGGTATCTCATGGCGCTGGTGACCAGCAAGCGAGCCGACGGCGCCTTTCACGACCTGCGCCATTTCGGCTACGGGGGCTATTTCGACGCCGTGATCACCGCCGACGACACGGTGATGCACAAGCCGCACCCCGAGCCTGCCCTGGAGGCGCTGCGCCGTCTGGAGGCCGCGCCGGAGGAGGCGACCTTCATCGGGGACAGCCCCTTCGACATACGTTGCGCACACGCCGCCGGCATCACCGCGGGGGCGGTGGAATGGGGCCCCTTTCCACGCCGGGTACTGGAGGCGGAGAAGCCGGACTACTGGGTGCCCGAGCCCGCCGCCCTGAATAAAATATTATGGGGTCAGCCCCGGACATGGGACAAACCATAACCCGAAAAGACGAATCGCTCTTCCCCCCGGCGCCATCATCCAACTTCGCCGCCGTTACGGCCACAAAGCATAACCCAAAAAGACGAATCGCTCTTCCCCCAGGAGGCGAGACAGAACCCGTTCCTGATGGAAAGGCGCCTGGAGGAGAGTAAACAGGTGCGTGAAGCCGCGGGTGTTGACCGGCGGTTTGCGTAAGGCATGACGGTTGGTAAAAAGAAAAAACACATTAATCCATTAGCTCAGGAAGGGATGGCGCCGGCACAAAATGAGGTTGCGCCATGGGCTTAAAGCTCCTACATTTAGCGTGTTCCTGAGCAGATGTCATAATCGAAGATGTCATAATCGATAAAGAAAAATGTCCCATGTCCGGGGCTGACCCCATGATAGACAACTCTTGACGGCTGTGGTATAGTCTCATATGTCCGCGCACCGCACACGTGTTCCATTTACGCCTTTTCGATATTTCCCGTTTCCTTCCCGCGGCCGGCTGATGTCGGTGACAAGCCACGTTACCGCCATGGCTGGGCGCAAGGAGGTTCGGAAGAGGATTCAGGTTTGGTGAAGGGCCTTCCGGGATAAAAAAATAAAGGTCCATAAAACCCCTCCTAGGACGAAAGAGAAGCATCGGAGGGCCCTTTCACCAATCATCATCCGCCCCCGGCGCGGCGGGAAAGACGGTCACACGGGGGGGCAAGGAGGACAAAGGAGCGAGGCGCTAGGGAGAGGAGGAAGCGATGCCGTACTTCGACGACGTAAAGGTGTTCTATGACCTGCTGGTGGGGGTGTTCGACGCCCTGATGAAGGACCCGGCCATCCGCCAGAAAGCCCTGGATTCGAACCTGCTGGTGAGGTTCGTGTACCGCAATCCCGAGGGAGAATACTGGATCGACTGCCGGGGCGACGAGGTGAAGGTCTATCCGGGCGAATTCACCGGCGAGGGAGAGCCGGACGCCACCCTGTCCATGGAGCTGGACACCGCGCACGCCTTCTGGTGCGGGCAGTTGAACCTGCTGGGAGCCCTTTCCAGCGGGGAGATAGAGGCAGAGGGCTCCGTCCCGCGCCTGCTCAAGATGCTCCCGGTGATCAAGCCCGCTTACGATGTATATGTAGGGCTGCTGAGGGAGAAAGGGCTCGATGACCTGATCATCGAGGAAGAAGAGGAGGACTAGGACTCCCTTTGCCCGGAGATATCTGGGCCAGGTGGCTCGATGACGCTGAGCGCGAGGTCTCCGCGGACCGGCAGGTAAGGCTCCTGCGCTCCCAGGTGCGGGACCGCGTGCTCCACAGGGCGTCGCTCAGACCCGGTGCCGTGGTCCTCGACCTGGGGTGCGGCACCGGTTTTCTTTCCCTGGAGGCGGCGCGCGTGGTCGGTCGGGGAGGCATGGTGATAGCGGCGGACAGCAGCGAAGGAGCGCTGCGCACCCTTTCCCGCAGAGCGGAGGAAAGGGGCCTCGAGAACCTGCGCCCGCTGCATGCCGACGTCGGCCGATTGCCCGTCGAGGACCGCGCGGTGGACGCGGTGGTGTCGCGTTCCGTGCTCTGCTATGTGCGGGACCGCGCGGCGGTGTTGAGGGAGGCGCTGCGCGTGCTCAAGCCGGGAGGGTTTCTCTCCATCTTCGAGCCGGTGCTCGCCGAGGAGGAGATATCCATGGACTGGGGAGAGGAGAGATTCCTCTGGGAGAAGGCGACGGGGATCCTGAAGACAGCGCATCCCTCCTACGCTTTCCGGCGTTCGGACCTGGTGCGCGAGGTGAAGGAGGCGGGTTTCCAGGAGGTGGAAAGCTTCACCTGGCATGCCGAGGTCACACGTCCTTACTCGGGGACGGACGAGGCATTGCGTGAACTGCGGGACTGCCTTCCAGGGGAGCTCTCCCCGGTGTCGGTGTGGCTCAGGGAGGGAATGTCCGAGGGGGAAGTGAGGGCGCTGGCCGCTCGACTGGCGGCGGAATCCGCGAAACCGTCCTACCGCGACGTGCTCCCTTGCATATACATCTGGGGCAGGAGTCCGGTCGGTTGAGGCGGAGACGGAGGGGCGCGAGGGCGGCGGGGAAGCGATCTCGGCGGAAGGAAGAGAGGCGATGACGCCGCCGGTGTCGGTCCGGCGGAGAGAGGAAGGAGAGGAGCATGAGAGGTTTCTGCGGGAGGATATTGGAGGTGGACCTGGGAAAGGGAACCATTGCCGAGAAGGCGCTCTCGGAGGAGGTCTTCAGGTCCTATATCGGAGGCACCGGCCTGGGCGCTTACCTGCTGCTTAAGGAGATGGATCCCCTGGCCGACCCTCTCTCGCCGGAGAACCCCCTCATGTTCCTCGACGGGCCCCTCACCGGGAGCAACTTCCCGGGGAGCGGCAGGTCGTCGGTGGTCGCCCTGTCGCCGCTCACCGGCCTCTGGGGCGAATGCAACGTGGGGGGTTCCTTCGGGGCCGCGGTCAAGCTGGCGGGCTTCGACGGCATCGTGTTCCGGGGCAGGGCGCAGAAGCCCGTGTTCCTGTGGCTCGAGGGAGGGAAGGCGGAGCTGCGCGACGCCTCTCACCTCTGGGGCCTGGACGCCTATCAGACCAACGACCGCCTGCAGGAAGAGCTCAAGGGAGATGGCGGGCCCGTGCGCACCATGCAGATAGGTCCGGCGGGGGAGAACGGGGTGCGCTTCGCGGCCATCGTGAACGAGATAGGCAGCGTGGCGGGGCGATGCGGCCTCGGGGCGGTCATGGGTTCGAAGAACCTCAAGGCATTGGCGGTGCGGGGCGGCGGCAAGATGGGTTACGCCGACCCCGAGAAGGCCAAAGAAGTGCGCAAGGCGGTGGCGGAGAAACTGGAGAACGGCCTCCTGGCGGGAACGCTGCACGAGATGGGGACCAACGGGGCCCTGGACACCGGCATGCTCTCGGGGGACGTGCCGGTGAAGAACTGGCGCCTGGGGGAGTGGATGGAGGCCTTGGATACCCTGAACTCCTTCTATTACAACGATCATCTTCTGGTGAAGATCGTCGGTTGCTACGCGTGCACGGTGCGCTGCAAGCGGGTGGTCAGGGTGGAGGGCGGCCCCTTCGCCATGGAGGAGCACGCCGGCCCGGAGTACGAGACGGTGTGCATGATGGGCACCAACCTCATGAACCCCAGCCTGGAGGCGGTGGCCAAGGCCAACGACCTCTGCAACCGCCTGGGCATGGATACCATCGCCATGGGCGCGGTGCTCGCCGGGCTCATGGAGGCGCAGGAGAGGGGGATCATCGGCGTAAAAGAAACCGGGCTCGACCTCAGCTGGGGGAACATGGAGGCCGCCCTGGAGGCTATCCGCATGACCGCGGCGCGAGAGGGCTTCGGGGAGCGCATGGCCGCGGGCTCGCGAGCTCTGGCGGAGGAGCTGGGCGCGCCCGAGCTGGCGGTGACGGTGCGCGGGCTGGATTTCCCTGCCCACGACCCGCGCGGTTTCCACGGCTACGGGCTGGCCTACGTCGTGGGCGCCCGGGGCGCCTGCCACCTGAACTCCACCAACCTGCTCATAGAGGGCGGCATGGGATCCTGGCCCGAGATCGGGCTCAAGGGGCCCTATAAAGGGATGACCAGCAAGGGCAAGGCCGAGCTGACCTGGAAGTGCCTGTCGGTGGGCCAGCTCTTCAACTCCCTGTGCATGTGCGAGTTCATCGGGGCTTTCCTGTCCCTCAACGACCAGGTGGAGATGATGCGCGCGGCGACGGGCTTCGACTGGACCCTGGACGAGCTCTTGCAGTGCGGGTGGAGGATCTGGTACCTGAAGAGACACATCCTCAACCTGCGCGGCTCGGGCAGGAACGACGACGTGCTTCCCCCGCGCGCCCTAACCCCCACCGAGGAGGGAGCCAACGCGGGATCCGTCCCCGACATGGAACGCATGCTCGCCGAGTTCTACGAGCTGGCCGGCCTGGACGAGGACGGAAAGGTGCCTTCGGAAAAAGTGGAGATCATCTGAGGGCCCGGGAGCCGGGAAGGGATTAAAGGGCGCGCACAGGGAGTTTCCTGCCGTACGCGGAGAGGTTGTCGGCCGAGTTCCACGACCTGGTTCTACGAGCCGGCCGGCCCGGACGAGGACGGGCGCGTGCCTCTCGAGAAGCTGGAGATATGAGAGGTCCTGGAGGCCGGGCCTCCGAGGGGGAAGAGCAAGGGTCGATGCCGCCGGGATCCCGTTGCCTGCGCCGACGCGGTACCGGTTTTACGGGAGGACATGGGAGCCGGACGCCCGGCTCCCGTTCTTCTTTTCTGGCCCGCGGAATCGGGGTTGGGGGCACGGCCGCAGTGGCCGACCTTGTTTCGAGTCCCGCAACTCCTGCCGCCGGTGACCGCGGCTTGCATCCCGTCTTCGCAGGTCCTTCGCCTGTTCGGGAAGCCGCGTCTCCTCCCTTTATAAGCCGCTCAGCCCAGCAGGTTGGCGACATAGAGCGCGCTTCCCGAGGCCTGTTCCGTGCCCACGCCGCGGGCGCCCGCGTCCGCGCCCACCAGCCACAGGTCCTTCACCGGCGTCCAGGGCGCCGGCTTGTGCACGCCCGTTTGCCCCACGCACTGCGCCAGGCCGATGCATTCCCCCGTGGGCTTCCCGGTGATGGAGGCGGTGTGGGCGATGTGGGTGCGCATCTTCCACTCGATGTGCGATTCCATGCGCGGAAAGATCTCGAAGAGCCTCTTCTCGGCGCGGTCCAGGATGCGCTCGCACTGCTCCACGTTCTCCTTCGTCACCTCTATGGGTCCAGGCACGCCGCAGATCACCAGCTGCTTTCCCGGGGGCGCGGCGTAGGGGTCCCATTCCGAGGGCATGGGGGTGAACAGGAAGGGGTCTTCGGGCACGCCGCCCTCGTCGATGTAGTCGAACATGTGGTCCGGGTCCACGTTGGGGATGTTGAAGAAACTGGGGGCAGGAAGGTCGATCACCCTGCGGTCGAGCCCGTACTTTATGGTGATGAAGGAGTAGGAGTAACGCAGGCCCCGGACGTAGGAGACGTATTCGGACGGGAAGTTCTCCTCGCCCGCCATCTCCAGGGTGCGCTTGATCCCCGCGTTGGAGATGACCACGTCCGCCTCGATGACCTCGCCTTCCCCCGTCTCCACGCCCCGCGCCTTGCCGTCGCGCACCACGATGCGCTTCACCTCGCACCCCAGGCGCAGCGTGCCTCCGTCACGCCGGAAAGCGCGCAGGAAGGCGCCGGGTATCTCGCGCGAACCTCCCCGGGGCACCCCCAGGGTCTTCTTGCGGAAGGCGTTGGCGAAGCACCACAGGAACTCGCCCGCGCTCACCTGCTCATAGGGCACCACGGTGAGGAGCATAGAGAGGGCGGCCATCCCCTGCAGGGGAGCCCAGTCGTCGGTTATGCGGTGCAGGAACTCCTGCATGGTTATCTCGTCCAGCTCCGCGAGGTAGGAGGGGTTCAGGCGCGCGATCTTCACCACCGCCATCAACGTCTCGAGGGGAGAATTTTTGCGCGAGGCGCGATAGATCTCGCGCTCCAGCTCCCTGCTCATGCGCCCGCGCCCCAACATCTTCAAGGCCATGTCCCTCGCCATGGCGAGGTTGGCGCGGAGGTTGGTTATAGGCATGCGGGGATCGGTGAGGCTCTGGTAGAGGTTCATGAAATTGCGTCCGCCCAGCAGCAGATGCTCGCCGGGGTTGGCAGTGAGCCACTCCAGGTCTCCCCGGACCATGCGGTTGATGTCCCCGTGCTGCCCGGAGTCGCCCATGGAGAACATGTGCACGCCCGAGTCCACCACGAACCCGTCCCGGGTGAAGGACCAG
This portion of the Actinomycetota bacterium genome encodes:
- a CDS encoding NAD(P)/FAD-dependent oxidoreductase, with translation MYTDRRRKIVVIGSGPGGAGVAALLQARGHQVTLLERNPFYGGKCWSFTRDGFVVDSGVHMFSMGDSGQHGDINRMVRGDLEWLTANPGEHLLLGGRNFMNLYQSLTDPRMPITNLRANLAMARDMALKMLGRGRMSRELEREIYRASRKNSPLETLMAVVKIARLNPSYLAELDEITMQEFLHRITDDWAPLQGMAALSMLLTVVPYEQVSAGEFLWCFANAFRKKTLGVPRGGSREIPGAFLRAFRRDGGTLRLGCEVKRIVVRDGKARGVETGEGEVIEADVVISNAGIKRTLEMAGEENFPSEYVSYVRGLRYSYSFITIKYGLDRRVIDLPAPSFFNIPNVDPDHMFDYIDEGGVPEDPFLFTPMPSEWDPYAAPPGKQLVICGVPGPIEVTKENVEQCERILDRAEKRLFEIFPRMESHIEWKMRTHIAHTASITGKPTGECIGLAQCVGQTGVHKPAPWTPVKDLWLVGADAGARGVGTEQASGSALYVANLLG